From the genome of Fusobacterium perfoetens:
CTCCTTTAATATTATCTACAAATTCATATTCAGCATCGTATAGAGGTTCAAATTTAATAAATACATCTCCATACTGTCCTGCTCCTCCAGATTGTTTTTTATGTTTTCCTTGAACTGAAACTTCTTTTCTTATTGTTTCTCTATAAGCTATTTTTGGTGTGCTTAATGTAGCTTGTACTTGGAATTTATTATATAATTTTGAAACAACTATTTCAAGATGTGTCTTTCCTTGTCCTCCAATAAGAAGCTCTTTTGTTTCAGCGTTTCTTATTACAGTAAGACTTGGATCTTCTTCAATAAGTTTTTGTATAGCTGTACTTATCTTATCATCATCAGATTTTTTAACAGGTATAATATTCATATATAAACAAGGTTTTGGGAATGGCACTTTTTTAAATACTATTGGATTATTTTTATCACAGATTGTGTCACCAGTTTTTAAATCCTGAAGTTTAGTTGTTGCAGCAATATCTCCAGCAACTACTCTGTCAGTATCTCTTTGTTTAATACCTCTTACAAAGTATAAATTTGCTATTCTTTCTTTTCTTCCTTGAGTAGCATTTAAAACTTCCATATCTTTAGTTAAGCTTCCTGAAACAACTCTGAATAAAGATATTTTTCCAATAAATGGGTCAACTATTGTTTTAAAGACAAAAGCAGAGAAAGGTTCATCAGTGCTTACTCTTCTCTCAACTTTTTCCTGAGTATCAGGATTTTTACCATAAACTATTCCTCCTCTTGACTCTTCAGGAGTAGGCATATAGTTAAACATCATATCAAAAAGAGTGTGAACACCTATAAGGTTTGCAGCTGATCCTACAAGTACAGGAACAACATCTCCATTTAAAACACCTTTACGAAGTCCTGCTTTAATTTCTTCTTCAGTAAAGTCTTCACCATTGAAGAATTTTTCCATAGCTTCTTCACTTGTTTCAGCAACAGCTTCAAGAAGAAGGTTTCTTACATCTTCAAAATCTTCATGAGGAACAAGTTCTTTATCAACACAACATTCTCCATTGAATACTCTGCATTTTTTCTCAATAACATTTATGAAACCTTCAAAATTTTCTCCTTCACCTAAAGGAATACAGAAAGGTGCTACTTTCTTACCAAATTTATCTTTTAAATCAAGAAGAATTTTTTTATAATTTATAGCTCCTTTATCCATTTTATTTATAAATA
Proteins encoded in this window:
- the fusA gene encoding elongation factor G is translated as MKNYTTDKIRNVSFLGHRGSGKTSLVEALLFAANVTSKMGSIEKGNTISDYDDEEINRGFSINTSVVSLDYQEKIFNILDTPGYFDFSGEVISALAVTGGAVIVLDASSGIEVGTEKAWRMLEERKLPRIIFINKMDKGAINYKKILLDLKDKFGKKVAPFCIPLGEGENFEGFINVIEKKCRVFNGECCVDKELVPHEDFEDVRNLLLEAVAETSEEAMEKFFNGEDFTEEEIKAGLRKGVLNGDVVPVLVGSAANLIGVHTLFDMMFNYMPTPEESRGGIVYGKNPDTQEKVERRVSTDEPFSAFVFKTIVDPFIGKISLFRVVSGSLTKDMEVLNATQGRKERIANLYFVRGIKQRDTDRVVAGDIAATTKLQDLKTGDTICDKNNPIVFKKVPFPKPCLYMNIIPVKKSDDDKISTAIQKLIEEDPSLTVIRNAETKELLIGGQGKTHLEIVVSKLYNKFQVQATLSTPKIAYRETIRKEVSVQGKHKKQSGGAGQYGDVFIKFEPLYDAEYEFVDNIKGGVVPKQYLPAVEKGLHEAAKKGFLAGYPVINFKATLYDGSYHPVDSNELSFKQAAILAFRKAVEQASSVILEPIVKMEIVVPEEYTGDIMGDMNKRRGKILGMDPMDYSEQKITVEVPHKEVLGYATDLKSMTQGRGRFEFEFIRYDYAPDEVAAKIIAEAKAAE